The Drosophila sulfurigaster albostrigata strain 15112-1811.04 chromosome 3, ASM2355843v2, whole genome shotgun sequence genomic sequence TGTGGTTCGTCAATAACATAgtactttaaataatatactaatttatttactgagcaatcattattttattgaacCTTTATGACTATATTCAGATTTTGGTTGGCGCTTTTTGATGGGTAATGGTGCAGTCATTTAAATAGATCAAGAAACAGACATAGAGAGAGACTATAATATCATTATTTTGCACTTATTGAtaatgggtagtgggtatctcacagtcgaccaAATTCGACTGgaacattttcacattttgttatttgagAATCATATTTAATCGCTTGGGTACGAAAGCTAGCCATATCAACTGATGCCTTTAGAatacaacaaccaacaaataCTGAACTCAACCAGCTCAGATTATTTGGAATTGTGATTCTAATAAATTTGACCTTTTGAACTATATAACTTAGAAGTGATAATTTTTagtcaaatcaaaatcaacttCAGactttaataacaaaaatattagaaCGCAAACGAAATGTAGTTTTTATGTTTACAGTTTATGACAAAGTTGTGCAGTTAATCGCAAATGTGATTATCATACcgaaaacaattaataatgaCATTATGCCCGACATTTCAAAAATCTAATTTAACTGATAATACTTAAAGAAAATGAGATTTAAACAACGCATTCTGAGCAGAGAAAACAGTTTCAGTCGCAATGGCATCCAAAATAGTTCTGTTCCTCCTGCTTCTTGGACTAACTCCAAAAGACGGAGAAACTTCGTCGATTTGCAAAGGCTACGCTACAGTAATTGGAAGGATCAACGAACTCCCACCTAATCAATCTGAGTGTCCCACTAACTCAACAGCCGGACATCCTCAAAACCTGGCAGCCATTATACGTGTCATTGTCAATGGTGACGTCAACCGTTATCACTCAGTGCTGCAAATGGCGAGAAATATAGAAATACGTTCGATAAAAATGGAAGACGCGATATACGAGGCACTATGTCTGGTCGCTAAGAAAACCATAAGTGATCCCATTAAGATTCTGGATTTCTACAATCAAATCCGCAATAAATACTACGTTTCGCCATTAAGGTTCTATCGGGTCTTCGTCAAACGTAGCGCTAAGGTTCTTTCGCAGGCAGTGACCAATAACTCTAATACCAAGTTTTCGATGATCACCAGACTGCTGCGGCGTTTGACAGAAAGTGAACAATATTACACGAAAGAAATACTTGAGGCTCTATTTGACATTGTGCTCTCTTCCGAATCCCCAATGAATGTAGTTCAGCGGCTGAGTTCTTTCGGTGCAAGTTCGGAACAACTGACCATGGCACATTTACAATTGCTGAATCGCCCCGAAGTGAAATCTAATTCGAGTGCGCACGCTGAATTGCTCGACAATCTTCGACAGTTGATGATCAAACCGGCATATCAAAGAAGTGTAGACTTCCGCCTGCGTCGGAAAGTGTACAGATTGTTCCCGCATTATATTGATTGGGTCTCCACCTCCTTTATGGCCCGCTTACGTCGGGCAAACATAGATAGCAAAGACTACCTTGTTAGTTGTCGAAAGCAAGATTGGTCATTTACTCTTTGCACTAACTACTTGGTGTTAGGACCCCAGAATAATATGGACTACATAATTGAAGTGGCCCACAACAAGACTTTggttgctttaaattttaacttgTTCTACTATGCGGCAGTGAACAGCACCATTCCAGCAAGCACACGAGTGACCAAGAACTTTTACGTAAACCACGGCTTCTATTGGTGGCGTGTAGTTCTAGTGCCCAACGGTATAGCACTCTATGACGATGCGACATCTAGCTTGGTGATCTGTGGAGGAGATTCAGCTCAATGGGATGGCGATAGACATTATGCATATGCTCGACGAGCTGAGGATTTTGAAGCCCATCGCGATGAATGCACGTGGTTTTTCGAGAACGactattaaaagtaaatttttataaaataaattttgtaccTATGAATGAGAAGACAGTAATGTACCAATTATTTACTGGGCGATTATGGGGATCTTTCTTTTATCGGATACCTTGCAAATATTCCTCAGCTTGTGTTTGGCGCTTTATGATCATTGTGAGTGATCATTTAAATCTGAAAAGAGAAAATGATTTGCCATCTAGAATGATGAATAGGAAAGAGAACTCCACttgagtgtgatcgactgtgaaataccagggacaaatttttaaataaaatacagtacggagtttttatacccgctacccatagggtagaagggtattataactttgtgccggcaaatgtatgtaacaggtagaaggaggcatctccgaccctataaagtatatatattcttgatcagcgtcaacagccaagacgatctggccatgtccgtctgtccgtctgtgtgtctgtgtgtctgtccgtccgtccgtatgaacacctagatctcagagactataagagatagagctataattttttttcgacagcatttgttatgtttgcacgcagatcaagtttgtttcaaatttttgccacgcccacttcggcccccgtaaatcaaaaaaatcgaataacaagcgtagaTGTAAAgcgaattttagtatatacaataataagtataatagttatgattcctgaaaatttggtttcgatcagataaaaattgtcgaagttattaaagaaataattttgtatgggcaaaaacgcctacttactaggggtctaatttgctttggccgacaatctggtatattgtgccgtctatgatatattttgaatgcggtacatttttacatttggcatattttttagtgttttagtatatttggtatattttaataataataccccaaaatatattttcagtatttttgtagtataattggtatgttttgagaataataccgcaaaatatattgcttttattcaaaatgggtagcgggtatctcacagtcgagcacactcgactgtagctttcttacttgttgttattaatataGTGTTCATCACAttacattttatgttaatgtcttaattttataaaatataatcgaAATAATTAGGAGAgagtaaattttaatataaaaataaacaagataGAAAGTTttagtcaagtgtgctcgtgaaaaatataccgaaggctatacgAGGGTTGCTATTTAAGTTTCTGGCCTAGGTCACTTTTAGCCATATTAGGACCAATTGGCTATTTCCCAAAAAAAGTTTGGACTTTTATTGATAAAAGCTCCATACAACTTTTTCATGTGCGACCACGTTtgatatcgataaacgattaatcaaaaacttaCCTTGGcagaaaaatcgaattaacTCGTGAACACTTTcgagcaataatttttcacaACTTTCGACTTGGATTATTACGATAAGAGTGCACCGATGAACTTAAATCTTTATAACGAGATGAAGTGCCATCCTATAACCCTGTGAAATACTGGTTTAATGGATTCTATCGTGGCCGATGCTCGCTGGAAGACGAAGGTGGTGAAGGTCGTCAAAAAACAGACGTTGTGCCAGAAAACATTGATGCCGTGCGTGAACTGATAATGCTAGATCGTCATGTGACATATCGTGAGATAGAGGCATCCTTTGACATTTCTTCCACCAGAATACATTCGATATTGCATAAACACCTGGTCGTAAAAAAGGATTGTTCTCGTTGGATCCCGTACAATTTGACAATTGCTCAAAAAAAGGCTTGTGTGGATTGGTTCAaagaaattttggaaaaatacaTTCCCTGTGCTTCAAAAGACATTTATAAGATAGTCACAGGTGACAAATCATAGATCTATGGTTATgagcccaaaacaaaacagcaatcgACCGTGTGGGTCTTTGAAGACGAGCCAAATCCAACGAACCTTGTTCGTGGAGGAAGCACTATTCAGCAAATGGTCGCCTGTTTCTTCGGTAAAACTGGTCATGTGGCGACTGTTTCGCTTGACCAATGTAGGACGGTCAATTCTGAGTGGTACACCATAATTTGTAAGCCTGAAGTCCTTGTAGAAATTCGAAAAACGAACAAGAAAAGATGGATCATTCCGCACCATGACAACGCGAACTCTCACACACCAGCTCAAACCcgcccctttttttttgtggttaaAACGTGGAATTCATGGGTCATCCGCCGTACAGCCCTGACTTGGCACCCAAAgacttctttttatacccgtacATCAAGGAAAAAAGGCGTGGTCACGAATTTTCGATGTCAGAAAGTGCTGTTAAAGTGTTCAAAAACCATGTTTTGGAGGTGCCTCAATCAGAGTGGAAAAAGTGCTTCGACAATTGATTTGAGGGcattcaaaagtatataaatcttGCTGGAGAATACTGtgacaaacaataaatccatttttttttttataaatattcgcattttcattattaggccagaaatataaatagcaaccctcgtatgtggtatattgatatgagtactacattgaaaatgaCTAAAcgtaaaaaaatgtttaaaaataattgtttatactatatacaaaatgttactactatgaatgaaaataaactaatGAACCGTTTATTTACtgcaaatatgcatttaaaacaGAGCTTACGACTATACACAGCTTGATTGGTGATTTTGTAGGATACTTTGCGACTATTCGTCAGCTTGTTGGCGCTTATTGATCGGTGATGTTGCAGCCATTTAAATACCTCaagaaacagaaagaaaacacTATTTTGTACTTATTGAAGATGTGTAGTGGGTATTTCCTTGTTGAGCAACCTTGActgaaactttaataaaatacaacaaataataaataatagaaacaACGATttctataaaacaaaattcaaccAGCACAGAAAATTTTGAGTGTTGATTATAACAAATGTAACCCtttaaactattaaaatttaaagcgaTAATTTTTGTCAAGTCAAAATTAATAGTCATTTTTAATCTTCAGACTGAAGTAATAAAAAGATAGTTAGAGCACAAGTGAAATTgagttttttgcttttccagTTAATGATATTTTGCTCTCGACTTGCAcccaaatataattaattatctACATCATATTTGTTTCGCCTCACTAATTTGTGCAATAAACAATAagaatactaaatatgtaAGTTTAATGTAGATTTTGAGTCCTCTACAATTTGATTAGAACATACATACGTTGCATAGGAAATAGAAAATTTAGATGCACcttaaagtatgcaacacaaattATGAGAATATGAAAGGAAACAGTGAATGGGAAGGagaatagaaaatgaaaaggaaagggaaagggaagtGAACCTGGTTTGTCTACAGTTGCCAGCTAAAACCAATTtatagataataaaataattaatcatGCACTTGTCCAACTGAAAGTCCTAAGccaacacagcacaacatACAGCAAGGATAGAGGACACGCAAACACCCAGCACATTATCCCTGACCATTAACTCAGCTGTCCTGACGCCCAGATgattgatgtgtgtgtgcctgtgtaagtgtgtgtgtgtatgtgtatgtggaGTCAACTGAATGACTAAACAATTCTTTGAACACATTTTCCCAAAAGCGAATTGTTGGCGAAAATCACgaaaatggaatggaaaatGATTGTGTGGAAATTATGATAAGACACTTTGACTTCGCTTCTAATTAAAATTCCCTCGATTTTGCGGGCTGTGCACTTCTCAATTATATCTATGGTATggattttttttcatttgtgcGGCATCATGGTAAATAAGAAGCGTAGCAACAACAGATTTCTAACAgctcaaatgaatgaattattCATGTGAATGTTGTGTTGTGGGTGTGGCATTCGGATTGTTGCCCTTTTAATTTACTAAGTTTTTATCCCTCAAGTGGGGCACACTTATTGCCCCGGCACATTCATAATTGGACTTAGTGAAGGAATTAAGTGATTTCAATGGGTGTGCCGCGATGACTTGGCGCAAAAGTCCAGCGCAGGATAACAGGTGTTTAATAGATGCATCACATggcataattttaattgtaattactttGCGTTAAGTACGCGCAGTTAAAAGAATCAATTTAAAGTTATGAACCTCACCAAAAATTAGCAATTCCATGTTTGTGGCGAGGTATCGAATAGGTATCGAGTTGCAACGCGTTTTTGTGCCGCTAATTCTGCAACGCGTTGCAAGTTGCGACGATGATTTATGTGCGGCCGCACCTACATTTATGCCACAAAGTGGCCATAAATCACACCAAGAGGCAAAACTTCGACTCTACTGACTCCACTCcattggcagctgctgcacgCGGAGCTAGGCTaaagctgtagctgtagctggaagttgaagctgctcagaagacaacaacagcgacaagaAAAGCCCGCAGCAAAAGTCGACaacaaattgatatttttaacatgTGAGTTCAAATAGATAAAGTCAATTGATGGACAGAGAgtaagaaaataagaaaaatcagtagcaaaaaagaaatacgcAACAAACAGACAGATGACTGCGGACTGGGAGACAGACAAAGAGACTGCGGCAGACAGGCAGACTGTTGTCCAAATGCGTTTGCCTGGCTGGCATGACAATTAGCCGGCGGGCTGCCCAGAGTGACGCCTCCAAACAAAGAGACAGGCTGCCtccgccttcgccttcgcctccAACTTcgcctccacctcctccaTTCCAATCGCCTTCGCCCGCACGACAAGTTGTcaatgttgtgtgttgtgtgttgtatcTCTGGGAGCTTGCAAagtttttcttgctttttgcCCGAACACTTGTcacaaattgtgcaaatttattttacgcGCTAAATGCAAAACGTGCCCGGCCAGCTAAATGGCAAAAATTACACTCGCAATTCTACGAGTTGTTCCCTACGAGTgtattcttattgttgttgttgttgttgttgttgttgttggcaattgTCAATAACTGTGCCTCTTCCCTGAACTGGCCCACCCACAAGCTACGCATTttgaatatgtttatatatgtagtatatataaacaGTATTCTTCTTCTATTTACTTAATAACTGCTTATTTATGAGCTTGCCAACCCTTTGGCAGCTgcctctttttttctgtttaacAATGCGTAAAGTTTGTCGCCGCTTTTGATGGATTACAACAAAAGTTGGCGAGTTACTGGAAGCTGTTTTGCCTTTGGCCTCACTCTGATTTTGCTTTAatacttttgccttttgtatggccacatttataattatttatgtgcGAGTATGACTGTTGCcattatgcaatttatttcagGTCTACCGCTCAACGTCTTTTCATCTCGTTTTATGCCTTTTGAGCAGCGCTTTTTGATTAATTGCCAACGACAGAGATGAAGTGGGGAAGGAGTAATGAATAAAAGCCGAGGGAATATGCACTCAAGAGTTGCGTAAACTTTTAAAGTGATCTGATTAAATTATGTGGGAGATTAGCCTAACAGTTGTTAAGAGCATTACGTACCTAGAAGCATTCTATTTATTGCgagttttttttctaatttatgcTAAACATATTATCCATATCTTTAAGCTTAAAATACCATGttgtatacaatttattgtaatatattttattctgaATATATTGTagacattttcaatatgcaactattgttttttcttaataaatttcaatgtaATTCGCGTTTTGAACAGCTAAATGTCACatactataagagatagagatctGGTATGGCTGGCacactatatattttatatatataaatgtagtGTAGTAGtgtagtattttaaatgtagtgtgtactgtataaatatacctacaatagcctttggtatattcttagtatatatatagtatattaatttggtatatttttataataaagtcACACTGTATTGCTCTTATTCAATATAGGTATCTTACAGtcttacttgttattactATTTTTTCAAAGTTGTGCCAAATCCtctataaaaactattttaaaatggcCTGTCACAGTGTCAGTTAATGTCTAGTGATTGTTGGAACAATAAAATACTCACAACAACTTGCTCTAATTCGAGTCGTGTGAGCCCACATAACTCGGGTTAATTTACTGTGACAGTTGCAGCTACTGTTTGTCACACAATTATCCTGTGTGTTTGTATCTGGACAATCATTAAATGGTTTTTCCTTAACGCGAAACAATTCCCAAAGCCGAAAAAGcatcaaatgcattttcattgcaactgcaacagcaactggacTGCAATGCCCATCGTCACGTTGATTAATGATGATGCCTTCGTCTGGCCGTCAATGTCAATTAtgccatttgcatttacaatccaaagaaaatacaaaaaaaattgtaagcaATTATTAgaggttgtttttttttttcttctgccACTGATCGATTGGTTGACGTGTTTAGATTTTGCTCCatctttctcttctcttttttggaATAGAAGAGATAAGAATCAGAATAGAAGAATGAACGGGGCAAAATGGGTAACAAAACGATGAACTGAAAATGATTAGTCAACAAGCCTGGTCGGCAATAAAAATTACTGACAATTTCATGAACAAACGCCTTTTATGACCccaccaacaataacaacaacaaagatggtataaaattttcattttgtgtcgAAGCAATCGTACACAAGCAGAAGAGAGGAAAACTATTAACAAATGTCAATTAGATGACAGAGGCGCAAAAGTTGAGCGAGAGAAAGGCAGAGAATGCAGCCAGTTAATGACAATGCGACGTGCAGCAGATGCAATCgaaaagatacagatacagatacatatacacaACAAGATACTTACAAAGAGATACATATAATAGATATGATTGTCATTTTTGTTAATCAATTTCGTGGCAATGTTACAATTCcccaccaacaaaaaaaaaaagaaaaaccaaggcataaaataaaatgatttgtttgcattgttcACCCACTGATCGCTGACTCAGAGGCATGTTCACTTTACCGTTCGTTTCTAGGACAAGCACAGATACATACGTTgacagttttctttttatggaTTAAATGTAACGCTTTCTAGCCAGCTTTAATTGAGCTGTGAAATTTCATCCATATCTTTACGAGACTACCTTGGTGGCATATTACGATCCATTTTCCTTCTGctattttcgaatttttataacttattttttgtgtggcgTTTTTATGcttgaaatcaatttgtaGCACTTTACTGgaaattaacattatttgtattttcatttgctaGCAACACGCTTTTAATGTGGCACGTCTGCGCGCTCAATTAAAACCAGGAATTCAATGGGCTCCACTAGGAaaaccttttttatttttagtactcTTTGGTGGGAGATTATAGAAGGCGATGCTGGCCAAGTGTCACTTGCCAAGCGAGTGGCGCGTTAACGGTTTTTGTTCTTGGCCatgccaacaaaaaattaacgcCTCAAATGGATTTCAAGTGCGGCTGGCTAATTGAAAAGGTGTTTTTCTCtcgtatatattttgaacaaaaGGCGCGACAGGAAGTCATATGCAAAAGCTAGAAAAAAATCAGAGACGACCCAACAATTGACCGCTGGGAAATGAACCCATAAACAAATTAGAAACGAAAGGCATTTAAGGACGACAAAGTTGCCCCCCAAAAGAGCTAGAGAAACAGGACACGCAACcaacttgaaatttatttattaatcgCATGTCAAGCGATGTAGGCGgagagggggcgtggcagtcgCCAAATATTAGCACGTAAgcattaaatacattttaagcgGAAGAACTAATTAACAAGCGGGTGGATTGACAGCAGACAAAGACCCAACTTCAACTTCCCAGTTCCCAGACAAGCTGGCAGCAAAGACAGAAAAAATACGAAACTCATTAGCACGCTCGAACGTTAAAAATGTCGCGTCAAAATCAGcgcttaatattttttatgattagcCGCCGACCCGacacgacaacagcaacaaggagTCGCCTTTTTGTGACATTTAtgaagccaaaacaaaaagaaaatttttcgCAAATGCGACAGGGATTAACAGCATTTTTTGGCATGCGAAACCATAGATACTCTGTGAATGACACACAATTATAATAGAGGGtcttaaaatgttgttcatAAATGTGCGAGTGCATTGGGAGAATCTTTGTTTCACTAATATGAGTGTTGTGTTGAGTCACGCTAGAAATGACATTATAGTTTCTGAGTTTAAGAAACTTTGTTATACTATTCTAAGCTCAGATTTAAAgcttaatatttgtaattttcatatGTACAATTATTTAGCTGTTATGGTaagtattacaaaaataacttaattctaaaaaaattaactaatgatatatttaaagtttacaaTATGAAAGTTAAATAAGGTAGTGTTTGAAAATTACTGAAAATTGTTGTCAAATCGTATTGCTTAagatatatttcatttttcgaaTTATTTTCTTGTAAGAAACCATTTTACCAAAGATCAGTTTCAAATCTTTGTGCGAATTGTGATTTAATGCAAATACTTGTATATCATATTTCACTAATCTAATGAAAAACTTATTGACAATGTTCATGATATTCAAACCCCACAAACCAAGTAACAAAAGGCAGGTTGCATGCTTTGATAGCAAATGTGGCAGCAGGAAATTGAGTAGCGACATTGGTGAAAATGTGCCACACggattatttgttatttacacAGACTTTGTCTGGCATAATATAAACTTATAGCAAATATAGACAGGTGTATGACCACTAAGAGAAGGGAAAAGGAAAGGAAGTGACAGTCGAAAGTAATCATCATAATTCGCGGGACTAAAAACGCTAAAGACCCATTAATCGTGAGCCGAGGCGAAAGCTGACAGGATATTTGTAGCATGTCCTGTGAGTCGCGACTTTTGCCGCTAGAGCTGTTTTAATTGTTCGCCTGTGgaggcgaaaaaaaaaagtgctggAGAACTGTGCAGAGCTCGgagtcaaaacaaaaaccacacaGAGGACATGACACCCGCGGCTGCGTCACTCGTCAGTCGACGGTCGACGGTCGTCAGTCGTTGTCCTTTTTTCCCCATTTTATTGGTAATAAGGTGTCTTTTGACGAGCTGAACTGGACATTGGACGAGcgtactatatagtatagtaggTTTGGGGAGAACTGCATTGCGTTGCGCTTTTATAAATATGACGATAAATTTCGTTGGCCACGTTGTCGCGACTTGACTTCTCATCTGCTTCAGATTCTGCTTCTTGCTATTCGCTCCtcttttttgttcatttcaacttcattttggtttttaatttcctACTGGGATTTACACCAAAGGTATCCTTTTTTTGCCagtgccattgccattgccattgcgaTGTCTGCGTTGTCTGCCGTGTAGTAGCCAACGCTTTTAATAGCCCTCGTCCAGTCTGCAGcgattttaatataaaaactacagcaaaatgtaaaagcaacagcagaatgggtcctctctcctctctcctcttGCCATTGCCCATTACCCATTTGTATGCTGTGTTTTGAGCTTTGgccagcaaagcaaagcaaaagcgagaTAAGCGCTATAAGCCCTATTAACGGACTTGTTGCTGGAGGACTTCTACGGTCTATACTGTGCTATCTATCCTTCTCTCTGGCTCTGTTCCTCTCTCATTCCCCATTCATTCTGTGCATGAGAAGTTAAGCTAAACTATTTGTGTTGCGGGCAGTCTGAATAGATGGGGAATATTAAAGAGCTGGAATGTGGTTTAAGCCCAGTTGAAAAGCATAACGAATTGAGCTAGGAATTGACTTAATGAATCTGCTTTTAAAACGAATATGAAGTAATGTAGcttatatatagaatttagAAGCATATAAATAGTAATAGGCAATTGGTTGGCAATGatataattaagtttattcagaaataaaaaattgttaaataactAACAAACTAATGAATGAATGGAGATCAGAGAATTCGAATAttgttaaaatgaaataataacaataataataatatattcataaaagTTCTTAATTAACCCTTGTAGCtaataacaaataagaaaCGTACACTCGAGTATGCACGACTGTAAAATACTggtattatttgttttgcggtattatttgttataataACCTTTACGGCTAGCgggtaaaaaaatatatttaataagtaaatatgcAGTTAACGCAATAGAGAACTACTTTAATATagattgaattatttaaaattataaagtaaattgtcacattaataattaattaacaagcaaataaaaacatttacttttatatttattattctaaacaaatttaagtaaataaattagctaaatttatataaatccGATTAAGATTGACGCTGTCAAATTAATACAAAGATTTGTTGTTCAATCAATATATTGACGAAATGAACACGAGTATGTAATACATTAGAGCAAAGCAAATTATCACCTGTACTCATTACAGATAGTCACTTCTATCCTATTACTGCAACCACTCAATCACAGTGGGAAATCTCaatgaaaagcaatttaaGCATCGAttcataacacacacacacacacacacatatacacactcaaatgcacacacatatacacctTTAGATGAATGCAAAGCTAAGTAACAAGCTCATTGCTCATAGACAGTCAGGCGGCAATCAAATCAGGCAAAACTTGTTATCGCCTCCTTTGAGCGACACCAAGAAAATTAATGACCACCCAACCAATGGATTTTGGAGACCCAAAAACCAGGCACCATCTAAGCATTTGGGGTCTGAGTTGGTAGGGTcgagagggggagaggggggcacttttgaaatatgtaaagCATATAAATTATGTGCCCAGCCCTGTGAATGAATCAAAGGATAATCCaatttatttcacattatGTGTGGCCCGCTGCAAGATACAAAGTGTGGCAACTTGCAGCTTGCAACCCGACTGCAATGCAACTTCAAAAGGTGTCAAACTGCAcccagagagagggagacagagaggggGAAAAGGATATTGCCAGCTATTGCTGCTACCAGATGCACTTTCAGGCAATCAATACGTTTTTGTCTCTAATATAATTTACTGTCTCTAATGTGCCAGGAAGGTGGGCAAAAAGGCACTTATAAGGCGCTAGGCAGGAGGCAAATGAGTCGAGGCTAAGTCGAGTGTGAGTTATGTCTCTTTATGCTTACAACTCTTTGTATACGCAACACACTCTGAAGTAGTCctagaaaattgcatttgagttGCAGTTATAGAGCTCAAACTACAGAGTTTTCTtcgaaatttttatttcaatacaatttcaaaactttttcattataaaagtaaaataataataaaata encodes the following:
- the LOC133840040 gene encoding uncharacterized protein LOC133840040, giving the protein MASKIVLFLLLLGLTPKDGETSSICKGYATVIGRINELPPNQSECPTNSTAGHPQNLAAIIRVIVNGDVNRYHSVLQMARNIEIRSIKMEDAIYEALCLVAKKTISDPIKILDFYNQIRNKYYVSPLRFYRVFVKRSAKVLSQAVTNNSNTKFSMITRLLRRLTESEQYYTKEILEALFDIVLSSESPMNVVQRLSSFGASSEQLTMAHLQLLNRPEVKSNSSAHAELLDNLRQLMIKPAYQRSVDFRLRRKVYRLFPHYIDWVSTSFMARLRRANIDSKDYLVSCRKQDWSFTLCTNYLVLGPQNNMDYIIEVAHNKTLVALNFNLFYYAAVNSTIPASTRVTKNFYVNHGFYWWRVVLVPNGIALYDDATSSLVICGGDSAQWDGDRHYAYARRAEDFEAHRDECTWFFENDY